In Deinococcus proteolyticus MRP, a single genomic region encodes these proteins:
- a CDS encoding YeeE/YedE family protein — protein sequence MNDLLHFLQSPWPWWVGGPLIGLTVPLMLWLGNKPFGISSNLRHGCAILLPEQAKPSFFRYNWRAEKWNLMFAAGLVLGGLLAGGVFGNPEPTRLSEGGLQAVQNLGVQLRPGLVPAELQDLSRPGVWLILALSGLLVGFGTRYGGGCTSGHAITGLSTLQKPSLIATAAFFAGGILSANLLLPLLMRLV from the coding sequence ATGAACGACCTGCTTCATTTCCTGCAATCCCCCTGGCCCTGGTGGGTCGGCGGGCCGCTGATCGGTCTGACCGTCCCGCTGATGCTGTGGCTGGGCAACAAACCGTTCGGTATTTCTTCCAACCTGCGCCATGGCTGCGCCATTCTGCTGCCCGAACAGGCCAAACCCAGCTTCTTTCGCTACAACTGGCGGGCGGAAAAATGGAACCTGATGTTTGCCGCCGGCCTGGTGCTGGGCGGCCTGCTGGCAGGCGGCGTGTTCGGCAACCCCGAGCCTACCCGCCTGAGCGAAGGCGGCCTGCAAGCGGTGCAGAACCTGGGCGTGCAGCTGCGCCCCGGCCTGGTCCCCGCAGAGCTGCAGGACCTCAGTCGGCCCGGCGTATGGCTGATTCTGGCCCTGAGCGGCCTGCTGGTGGGCTTCGGCACCCGCTACGGCGGCGGCTGCACTTCCGGACACGCGATTACCGGCCTGAGCACCCTGCAAAAGCCTAGCCTGATCGCCACCGCCGCCTTTTTCGCGGGCGGGATTCTCAGCGCCAACCTGCTGCTGCCACTGCTGATGAGGCTCGTATGA
- a CDS encoding sulfite exporter TauE/SafE family protein, producing MTPLAWIGALLIGLSLGLLGSGGSILTVPVLVYLAGVEEKLAIAQSLAIVGGISLFGAIPYIRSKQVDWRSVVLFGIPGVLGTYAGAALSSYLSGAVQLMLFAAVMILAAVMMFRPKPADPEGDTHERSPLKIGAEGLGVGILTGLVGVGGGFLIIPALVLLGGLPMSLAVGTSLLIIAAKSFAGFYKYAHLLGLENMDWTLIGTFTAIGVAGSFLGSVIGKKVSNEALRRGFAIFLVLMGLYVLGTNLPKVL from the coding sequence ATGACGCCGCTGGCCTGGATTGGTGCCCTGCTGATTGGCCTGAGCCTGGGCCTGCTGGGTTCGGGCGGCTCCATCCTGACAGTGCCCGTGCTGGTATACCTGGCCGGGGTAGAAGAAAAGCTGGCGATTGCTCAGAGTCTCGCCATCGTGGGTGGGATTAGCCTATTCGGGGCCATTCCGTACATCCGCTCCAAGCAGGTGGACTGGCGCAGTGTGGTGCTATTCGGTATCCCCGGCGTGCTGGGCACCTATGCGGGCGCGGCCCTGAGCAGCTATCTCAGCGGCGCGGTGCAACTGATGCTGTTTGCCGCCGTGATGATTCTGGCCGCCGTGATGATGTTCCGCCCCAAACCCGCTGACCCAGAGGGCGACACGCACGAGCGCTCCCCGCTCAAAATCGGGGCCGAGGGCCTGGGCGTAGGTATCCTGACGGGTCTGGTGGGCGTGGGCGGCGGCTTCCTGATTATCCCGGCCCTGGTGCTGCTGGGCGGCCTGCCCATGAGCCTGGCTGTGGGCACCAGCCTGCTGATTATCGCCGCCAAGAGCTTTGCGGGCTTTTACAAGTACGCCCACCTGCTGGGCCTGGAGAATATGGACTGGACCCTGATTGGCACCTTTACCGCCATCGGCGTAGCGGGCAGCTTCCTGGGCAGCGTCATCGGCAAAAAGGTCTCGAACGAGGCGCTGCGTAGAGGCTTTGCCATCTTCCTGGTGCTGATGGGCCTGTACGTGCTGGGGACCAATTTGCCCAAAGTGCTGTGA
- a CDS encoding class I SAM-dependent methyltransferase, protein MSEREYEAERRGSLQAHWEGVYQEGDPTGVSWYQPTPQLSLELIDSLNLPAGERVLDVGAGASALPDGLLERGLKVQVLDLSARALELTRERLGARADAVTWQVGNVLSALLGAAEFAVWHDRAVFHFLTDGTGQQRYVAQAAAAVQIGGYAIIATFAPDGPQKCSGLPVQRYSAAELAATFAPSFVLRQELRHEHVTPSGAMQPFTFVLLERVNA, encoded by the coding sequence GTGAGTGAAAGGGAATACGAAGCTGAACGGCGCGGCAGCCTTCAGGCCCACTGGGAAGGGGTCTACCAGGAAGGGGACCCCACCGGGGTCAGTTGGTATCAGCCCACGCCCCAGCTGTCGCTGGAATTGATTGACTCGCTGAATCTGCCCGCAGGCGAGCGGGTGCTGGACGTGGGCGCGGGGGCTTCGGCCCTGCCTGATGGCCTGCTGGAACGCGGGCTGAAGGTGCAGGTGCTGGACCTCTCTGCGCGGGCGCTGGAACTCACGCGGGAGCGCTTAGGAGCACGGGCCGACGCCGTTACCTGGCAGGTGGGCAACGTGCTGAGCGCTCTGCTGGGCGCGGCAGAGTTCGCCGTGTGGCATGACCGCGCCGTCTTTCACTTTCTGACTGATGGGACAGGCCAGCAGCGCTACGTAGCGCAGGCTGCCGCCGCTGTGCAGATCGGCGGGTACGCCATCATCGCCACTTTTGCCCCTGACGGCCCGCAGAAGTGCAGCGGCCTCCCTGTGCAGCGCTACAGCGCCGCCGAACTGGCCGCCACCTTTGCTCCCAGCTTTGTTCTCCGCCAGGAGCTGAGGCATGAGCATGTCACGCCAAGCGGGGCCATGCAGCCCTTTACCTTTGTGCTGCTGGAACGGGTGAACGCATGA
- a CDS encoding MBL fold metallo-hydrolase, with product MFFKRFYDEDLAQASYMVGCQKTGECLVIDPIRDIQTYLDEAQAQKLRVTHVTETHIHADYLSGGRELALATEAQFLVSDEGGEGWEYTYSTPNMQKLKHGDTFMVGNVKVEVRHTPGHTPESISFLVSDTPRGPEPVMYFTGDFVFVGDIGRPDLLDEAAGGQDTRFKGAKDMFHSLKTQFVNLPAYVQVWPAHGSGSACGKSLGAVPSTTVGYETDLSWWGKYVKNDDEQGFTDELLSGQPDAPLYYGRMKTQNRDGMAVLGEVAPLPELSAAEANAKMEAGVMLIDPRSKEAYHAAAPQYSINLPTPNKLETWAGWLLRPEDRDYLLLAQDAEQAEDLRRRLWMVGLDNVVGFVKSVDGLDTKAVPPIQPAKVAQHEGALILDVRNKTEYKGGHIPGATQLHAGRVAWKLDELPKDRPIIVHCQSGARSAAAASFLGSEGFEVLEIAGGFENWEKQQPEQVERD from the coding sequence ATGTTCTTTAAACGCTTTTACGATGAAGATTTGGCCCAGGCCAGCTACATGGTGGGCTGTCAGAAGACCGGCGAGTGCCTGGTAATTGACCCCATCCGCGACATTCAGACCTATCTGGACGAGGCACAGGCCCAAAAACTGCGCGTGACGCACGTCACCGAAACCCACATCCACGCCGACTATCTGTCGGGCGGGCGTGAGCTGGCGCTGGCAACTGAGGCACAATTTCTGGTGTCGGACGAAGGCGGCGAAGGCTGGGAGTACACCTACAGCACTCCCAACATGCAGAAGCTCAAGCACGGTGACACCTTTATGGTAGGCAACGTGAAGGTGGAAGTGCGCCATACCCCCGGCCATACCCCCGAGAGCATCAGTTTCTTGGTGAGCGATACCCCCCGTGGTCCTGAACCCGTCATGTACTTCACTGGTGATTTCGTATTTGTCGGTGACATTGGCCGCCCTGACCTGCTTGACGAAGCCGCAGGCGGTCAGGACACCCGCTTCAAAGGGGCCAAGGACATGTTCCACAGCCTGAAAACGCAGTTCGTGAACCTGCCTGCTTACGTGCAGGTGTGGCCCGCGCACGGCTCGGGCAGCGCCTGCGGCAAGTCGCTGGGGGCCGTGCCGAGCACCACGGTGGGCTATGAAACTGACCTGTCGTGGTGGGGCAAATATGTCAAGAACGACGACGAGCAGGGCTTTACTGACGAGCTGCTAAGCGGTCAGCCCGACGCGCCGCTGTACTACGGGCGCATGAAAACCCAGAACCGCGACGGCATGGCGGTGCTGGGCGAAGTCGCCCCGCTGCCCGAGCTGAGCGCCGCCGAAGCCAACGCCAAGATGGAGGCGGGCGTGATGTTGATTGACCCCCGCTCCAAAGAGGCGTACCACGCCGCCGCGCCGCAGTACAGCATCAACCTGCCGACCCCGAACAAGCTGGAAACCTGGGCGGGCTGGCTGCTGCGCCCCGAAGACCGTGACTATCTGCTGCTGGCGCAAGATGCCGAGCAGGCCGAAGACCTGCGCCGCCGCCTGTGGATGGTGGGCCTCGACAACGTGGTGGGCTTCGTGAAGAGCGTGGACGGCCTGGACACCAAAGCGGTGCCGCCCATTCAGCCCGCCAAAGTGGCGCAGCATGAGGGTGCCCTGATTCTGGACGTGCGTAACAAGACTGAGTACAAGGGCGGCCACATCCCTGGGGCCACCCAACTGCACGCGGGCCGCGTCGCCTGGAAGCTGGACGAACTACCCAAAGACCGCCCCATCATCGTGCACTGCCAGAGCGGAGCACGCAGCGCCGCCGCCGCCAGCTTCCTGGGCAGCGAAGGCTTCGAGGTGCTGGAAATCGCCGGTGGCTTCGAGAACTGGGAAAAGCAGCAACCTGAGCAGGTTGAACGTGACTGA
- a CDS encoding rhodanese-like domain-containing protein: protein MNIKTALFALPALLGLNACAPAAEAAYQTVDVAALHAAQAAGSYVLDVRTPAEYAEGHIEGATLIPLQELNTRTAELPKDRDIYVICRSGNRSAQASELLTGAGFERIINVAGGMGAWQAAGYPVVRP from the coding sequence ATGAACATCAAAACTGCCCTGTTTGCCCTGCCTGCTTTGCTGGGGCTGAATGCCTGTGCCCCCGCTGCTGAAGCGGCTTACCAGACGGTAGATGTGGCTGCGCTGCACGCCGCACAGGCCGCTGGCTCCTATGTGCTGGATGTGCGTACCCCCGCCGAGTATGCCGAGGGGCATATTGAGGGCGCGACGTTGATTCCCTTGCAGGAACTGAACACGCGCACCGCCGAACTCCCCAAAGACCGCGACATTTACGTGATTTGCCGCAGTGGCAACCGCAGCGCCCAGGCCAGCGAACTGCTGACAGGCGCGGGCTTTGAACGAATTATCAACGTGGCGGGCGGCATGGGGGCCTGGCAAGCCGCAGGCTACCCAGTGGTGCGCCCATGA
- a CDS encoding metal-sensitive transcriptional regulator, producing the protein MTGAKRGGGGGIAEAAAPVTPLPLSDTDKKVLARLKRIEGQVRGLQRMIEEGRDCHEVLTQFSGVRSALDSAGEVVLEQYASGCRARPGEPVTPSDVVRAVKLLRG; encoded by the coding sequence ATGACGGGGGCCAAGCGAGGAGGGGGTGGGGGTATCGCTGAAGCGGCAGCTCCAGTAACCCCACTGCCCCTATCCGACACCGACAAGAAGGTGCTGGCCCGCCTCAAACGCATTGAGGGCCAGGTACGCGGGTTGCAGCGCATGATTGAAGAAGGCCGCGACTGCCACGAGGTGCTGACCCAGTTTTCAGGGGTCCGCAGTGCGCTCGACTCGGCGGGCGAAGTGGTGCTGGAACAGTACGCCAGCGGCTGCCGCGCCCGCCCCGGCGAGCCGGTCACGCCCTCGGACGTGGTGCGGGCGGTCAAACTGCTGCGTGGGTGA
- a CDS encoding class I SAM-dependent methyltransferase has protein sequence MLNGHTLGADVACGTGLSSLALAELVNEVRAFDSSEAMLTQAPAHTRIAFAQAPAESLPLPDHCLDVLTVSQAFHWFDRAAFLPEVQRTLKSEGVLFLYDCYFLGEMPQQPDFGGFAEAYFGRYPTPPRHREPFGSSEAAQAGFGFEENHFLLDLPFSLPGLVAYLLTHSNTLAATARGEPEAEIRAWLTEQLSHFFVSPGAERAVRFRAWYAALRPLPV, from the coding sequence TTGCTGAACGGCCATACTCTGGGCGCAGACGTGGCCTGTGGCACGGGACTCTCTAGCCTGGCGCTGGCGGAACTGGTGAATGAAGTGCGAGCCTTCGACAGTTCGGAAGCGATGCTGACACAGGCTCCGGCGCATACGCGCATTGCTTTTGCTCAGGCACCGGCGGAATCGTTGCCACTCCCGGACCATTGCCTGGATGTGCTGACGGTCTCGCAGGCGTTTCACTGGTTTGACCGCGCCGCTTTCCTGCCCGAAGTCCAGCGCACCCTGAAGTCTGAAGGGGTGCTGTTCCTCTATGACTGCTATTTCTTGGGAGAAATGCCGCAGCAGCCGGATTTTGGCGGGTTTGCGGAAGCTTATTTCGGGCGCTATCCCACCCCCCCGCGCCACCGGGAGCCGTTCGGAAGCAGTGAGGCAGCCCAGGCAGGGTTCGGCTTCGAGGAAAACCACTTCCTGTTGGACTTGCCCTTCTCGCTGCCGGGACTAGTGGCTTATCTGCTGACCCATTCCAATACCCTGGCCGCCACCGCACGTGGTGAGCCGGAAGCCGAAATTCGTGCCTGGCTGACAGAGCAGCTTTCACACTTTTTCGTGTCGCCCGGAGCTGAAAGGGCCGTGCGGTTCCGCGCATGGTACGCAGCGCTCAGGCCGCTTCCGGTTTAG
- a CDS encoding metallophosphoesterase family protein, with the protein MRRPPLLTLLALVCLLAATAAQAAQAGADTLRLALLSDINGPYGATTYPAELAPALRQIVAWQPDAVLSAGDLIAGQKASLNDAQVRAMWAAFGREVQTPLAQAGLPFGFALGNHDAAQARDRREAARYWQRQPTGLNWADTAQRPFNHSFTLRSASGKTLFVAAIDAPQADLSDATLGWLESQLASAKAQAAGARLVLGHLPLAAVSSGKNKAGEVLGPADAQALARIIKSTRTLAHVSGHHAAAYPARWNGVNALATGGIGGRDYIGQPGSARSTWTRLTVDLGKGSGVVDIVDIASGTSVPLSSLPASINGLGGKLERVSQLQP; encoded by the coding sequence ATGCGCCGCCCCCCTTTACTGACCCTGCTGGCCCTCGTTTGCCTTCTGGCCGCCACCGCCGCACAGGCCGCACAGGCGGGAGCCGATACGCTTAGGCTGGCGCTGCTCAGCGACATCAACGGCCCGTATGGGGCCACCACCTACCCCGCCGAGCTGGCCCCCGCGCTGCGGCAAATTGTGGCCTGGCAGCCCGACGCGGTGCTGTCGGCAGGTGACCTGATAGCGGGACAAAAAGCCAGCCTGAACGACGCGCAAGTTCGGGCGATGTGGGCGGCGTTCGGGCGCGAAGTGCAGACCCCACTGGCGCAGGCGGGCCTGCCCTTTGGCTTTGCCCTGGGCAACCACGATGCTGCTCAGGCCCGTGACCGGCGCGAGGCGGCCCGCTACTGGCAGCGGCAACCCACTGGTCTGAACTGGGCCGATACGGCGCAGCGGCCCTTCAACCACAGCTTTACCCTGCGCTCGGCCTCGGGCAAGACCCTGTTTGTGGCAGCGATTGACGCACCGCAGGCTGACCTGAGCGACGCGACCCTCGGCTGGCTGGAATCCCAACTGGCCTCGGCCAAAGCGCAGGCAGCAGGGGCGCGGCTGGTGCTGGGTCACTTGCCACTGGCGGCGGTGAGCAGCGGCAAAAACAAGGCAGGCGAGGTGCTCGGGCCAGCGGACGCGCAGGCCCTGGCGCGCATCATCAAAAGCACCCGGACGCTGGCCCATGTCAGCGGTCACCATGCAGCAGCCTATCCCGCCCGTTGGAACGGCGTGAATGCCCTGGCGACAGGCGGCATCGGCGGGCGCGACTATATCGGGCAGCCAGGCAGCGCCCGCAGCACCTGGACGCGTCTGACGGTGGACCTGGGAAAAGGCAGCGGCGTAGTGGACATCGTAGACATTGCCAGCGGAACATCGGTGCCTCTCAGCAGCCTGCCCGCCAGTATCAATGGACTGGGCGGCAAGCTGGAGCGGGTGTCGCAGCTACAGCCCTAG
- a CDS encoding glucose-1-phosphate adenylyltransferase family protein encodes MNTRIAGKKVLTIILAGGKGSRLAPLTDQVAKPAVPFLGTYRLIDFSLSNVVHSGLQDVWIIEQYLPHSLNTHLAGGRPWDLDRTRGGLEVMPPFSGPQDDDGGFAEGNAHALALHTDLIRASGAEVVLVLSADHIYKLDYAPVIEQHLQTGASVTMVTTDIADPSEATRFSNVKTGAQGKVTEFAYKPDEPLGRTVACEVFVYDADLLLSTLCTLEEEGQLGDYGEHLLPRLVERGDAYTYPLEGYWLDVGTLDAYHQAHRDFLDGIGLELDDPNWPFITSSITRPPTRIRPAGTINESFVCGGADISGTVVRSLIGPGAVVEKGAEVRDSIVQAGAVIRAGAQVSRAIVDRDAEVGEKAVVGGQSVNARLCVVGAGAQVEAGATLSPNLQVPPGARLKAGAEAEVAEELGGES; translated from the coding sequence ATGAACACCAGAATTGCCGGCAAAAAAGTACTGACCATTATCTTGGCCGGTGGAAAGGGCAGCCGCCTGGCTCCCCTGACCGACCAGGTGGCCAAGCCGGCGGTGCCGTTTCTGGGCACCTACCGCCTGATCGATTTCTCACTGTCTAATGTGGTCCACAGCGGCCTGCAGGACGTGTGGATTATTGAGCAGTACCTGCCACACAGCCTGAACACTCACCTGGCTGGTGGCCGTCCCTGGGACCTGGACCGCACCCGCGGCGGCCTGGAAGTCATGCCTCCTTTCTCCGGTCCCCAGGACGATGACGGCGGCTTCGCCGAAGGCAACGCCCACGCCCTGGCGCTACACACCGACCTGATTCGGGCATCGGGTGCCGAAGTGGTCCTGGTGCTGAGCGCCGACCACATCTACAAGCTGGACTATGCTCCCGTCATTGAGCAGCATCTGCAGACTGGAGCCAGCGTCACGATGGTGACCACCGACATTGCCGACCCGAGCGAGGCCACCCGCTTCAGCAATGTGAAGACCGGTGCACAGGGCAAGGTGACCGAGTTTGCCTACAAGCCGGATGAGCCGCTGGGCCGCACCGTGGCCTGCGAAGTGTTCGTGTACGACGCCGACCTGCTGCTGTCCACCCTGTGCACCCTGGAGGAAGAAGGCCAGCTGGGCGATTACGGCGAGCACCTGCTGCCCCGCCTGGTGGAGCGCGGCGACGCCTACACCTATCCCCTTGAGGGGTACTGGCTGGATGTGGGTACGCTAGACGCCTACCATCAGGCCCACCGCGACTTCCTGGACGGCATCGGCCTGGAGCTGGACGACCCCAACTGGCCCTTCATCACGTCGTCCATCACCCGGCCGCCCACCCGCATCCGCCCGGCAGGCACCATCAACGAGTCGTTCGTATGTGGTGGGGCCGATATCTCCGGTACCGTGGTCCGCAGCCTGATCGGTCCCGGCGCAGTGGTGGAAAAAGGGGCCGAGGTCCGTGACTCCATCGTGCAGGCCGGCGCTGTGATTCGGGCTGGCGCACAGGTGAGCCGCGCCATCGTGGACCGGGACGCGGAAGTGGGTGAGAAAGCCGTAGTGGGCGGCCAGTCGGTCAACGCCCGGCTGTGCGTGGTCGGGGCCGGCGCACAGGTGGAAGCCGGCGCTACCCTCAGCCCTAACCTCCAGGTGCCCCCCGGCGCACGCCTGAAGGCCGGAGCCGAAGCCGAGGTGGCCGAGGAACTGGGCGGCGAAAGCTGA
- the rpmB gene encoding 50S ribosomal protein L28: MSRVCYLTGKKNMVVNSVVRRGKARAAGGVGRKTTGITKRVQKPNLQKKTILEGGEARQVWLSAKAIRMLNRGPVNGIELV; encoded by the coding sequence ATGTCTAGAGTGTGCTATTTGACCGGTAAGAAGAATATGGTGGTGAATTCGGTGGTCCGCCGTGGTAAGGCCCGTGCGGCTGGCGGTGTGGGTCGCAAGACCACCGGCATCACCAAGCGTGTGCAGAAGCCCAACCTGCAGAAAAAGACCATTCTCGAAGGCGGCGAAGCCCGTCAGGTCTGGCTGAGTGCCAAGGCCATTCGCATGCTGAACCGTGGCCCTGTGAACGGTATCGAACTCGTCTGA
- a CDS encoding metal ABC transporter substrate-binding protein — MVATTSVIGEFVRAVGGDRVTVQELVLAGGDAHTFAPSPQSVRTLAGSQALFANGAGLESWLDQATASAPEVPVVHLADTLPLRVAGEAGGAPSQETGAAQASAAGTQAHTADDHTGHDHGDFDPHAWWDADLAAGYLDGIAAELSRLDPAGAEAYRQNAQAYAAQVREVDEYGKAQFAAIPAGQRRVVTSHDSLNYFARRYGLETVGAVIPGLSTEREPSAQELAVLAALMRERGVRVILTENVVNDRLAQALAKETGAVVAPPVYTDALGPAGSPGATYLGALRHNIDTVAAALREAGQ; from the coding sequence GTGGTTGCCACCACATCGGTGATTGGGGAGTTCGTGCGGGCGGTGGGCGGAGACCGCGTTACCGTGCAGGAGCTGGTGCTGGCCGGCGGCGACGCCCACACCTTTGCTCCTAGCCCGCAGAGCGTGCGGACGCTGGCCGGCAGTCAGGCTCTGTTCGCCAACGGGGCCGGCCTGGAAAGCTGGCTGGACCAGGCCACTGCCTCCGCGCCCGAGGTGCCAGTGGTCCACCTGGCCGACACGCTACCGCTGCGCGTTGCCGGTGAGGCGGGTGGTGCCCCCTCGCAGGAAACCGGGGCGGCGCAGGCTTCTGCCGCTGGTACACAGGCACATACGGCCGATGACCATACCGGCCACGACCACGGCGACTTCGACCCGCACGCCTGGTGGGACGCTGACCTGGCCGCGGGCTACCTGGACGGCATAGCGGCCGAGCTGAGCCGGCTGGACCCTGCCGGCGCGGAGGCTTACCGGCAGAATGCCCAGGCTTACGCCGCGCAGGTGCGCGAGGTGGACGAGTACGGCAAAGCGCAGTTCGCGGCCATTCCCGCTGGTCAGCGCCGGGTGGTCACGTCGCACGACAGCCTGAACTATTTTGCCAGGCGCTACGGGCTGGAAACGGTGGGTGCGGTGATTCCCGGCCTGAGCACCGAGCGTGAACCCAGCGCCCAGGAACTGGCCGTGCTGGCCGCGCTGATGCGCGAGCGGGGCGTGCGCGTCATCCTGACCGAGAACGTGGTGAACGACCGCCTGGCCCAGGCGCTGGCGAAGGAAACCGGCGCGGTGGTGGCCCCGCCGGTATATACCGACGCCCTTGGCCCCGCCGGCAGCCCCGGCGCAACCTATCTGGGAGCTTTGCGGCATAACATAGACACCGTTGCTGCCGCCCTGCGTGAAGCGGGGCAGTAA
- a CDS encoding metal ABC transporter ATP-binding protein — MTHLSCDPHCYQPGALHARSLSVRYGGHTALQGASASFRLGEFSAVIGPNGAGKSTLLKALLGLVPLSGGAVDYGGSAEVQPHTAYVPQGQTLDWAFPVTVWDVAMMGRTGRLGWWRRPGPADRARAEQALRQTELWELRGRHIAELSGGQRQRALLARMLVRDAAVLLLDEPLTGVDTTTSQSILALLRAQADAGRAVVMVTHDLEQAAQWCDQLVLVNRQVVAAGTPQQVYTPANIEATFSVSPLGSADGRA; from the coding sequence ATGACCCACCTTTCCTGCGACCCCCACTGCTATCAGCCCGGTGCTCTGCATGCGCGCAGCCTCAGCGTGCGTTACGGCGGCCATACGGCGCTGCAAGGGGCGAGCGCTTCGTTCCGGCTGGGCGAGTTCAGCGCGGTTATCGGACCGAACGGGGCCGGCAAGAGCACCCTGCTCAAGGCGCTGCTGGGCCTGGTGCCGCTGAGCGGGGGAGCTGTGGACTACGGTGGCAGCGCGGAGGTGCAGCCGCACACCGCTTATGTGCCGCAGGGGCAGACGCTGGACTGGGCCTTTCCGGTCACGGTGTGGGACGTGGCCATGATGGGCCGTACCGGCCGGCTGGGCTGGTGGCGCCGCCCTGGCCCCGCCGACCGCGCCCGCGCCGAGCAGGCCCTGCGCCAGACCGAGCTGTGGGAGCTGCGCGGCCGTCATATTGCCGAGCTGAGCGGCGGCCAACGCCAGCGCGCCCTGCTAGCCCGCATGCTGGTGCGCGACGCCGCCGTACTGCTGCTGGACGAACCGCTGACCGGCGTGGACACCACCACCTCGCAGAGCATCCTGGCATTGCTGCGTGCTCAGGCCGACGCGGGCCGCGCCGTGGTGATGGTCACCCACGACCTGGAACAGGCCGCGCAGTGGTGTGACCAGCTGGTACTGGTCAACCGGCAGGTGGTGGCCGCCGGCACGCCGCAGCAGGTCTATACCCCCGCGAACATCGAAGCCACTTTCAGTGTGAGCCCCCTGGGCAGCGCTGATGGGAGAGCCTGA
- a CDS encoding metal ABC transporter permease: MFDWLTDPLAFGFFVRALAALSLVSVLCAVVGSWVVLRGLSYVGDAMSHAVLPGIVGAFLAGGNVLVGAVLAAVLAALGMNTIQARSGLKQDSATYIVFVGMFALGIVLLSRTPTFTSDLSHFLIGNPLGVTPADLWVTAAAALGVGGLLLGLQKELLLASFDPTEARAIGLPVQRLEQLLLVLIGLVVVLVIGLVGTTLSVSLLITGAAAARLYARSLRQMMLFAALFGVLGGAVGLYLSYYLGTAAGATVVLVNTVMFVLLLACSRELGQTRRG; this comes from the coding sequence ATGTTCGACTGGCTGACTGATCCCCTTGCCTTCGGGTTCTTCGTGCGTGCCCTGGCCGCCCTGAGCCTGGTCAGCGTGCTGTGCGCAGTGGTGGGCAGCTGGGTGGTGCTGCGTGGCCTGAGCTACGTGGGCGACGCCATGAGCCACGCGGTGTTGCCGGGTATCGTGGGGGCGTTTCTGGCCGGGGGCAACGTGCTGGTGGGCGCGGTGCTGGCGGCCGTGCTGGCTGCGCTGGGCATGAACACCATCCAGGCCCGCTCCGGGCTCAAGCAGGACAGCGCCACCTACATCGTGTTCGTGGGGATGTTCGCGCTGGGCATCGTGCTGCTGTCGCGCACCCCCACCTTTACCAGCGACCTGAGTCACTTCCTGATTGGCAATCCACTGGGTGTCACGCCAGCCGACCTGTGGGTCACGGCCGCAGCGGCGTTGGGCGTAGGGGGGCTGCTGCTGGGCCTGCAAAAGGAATTGCTGCTGGCCTCGTTCGACCCTACCGAGGCGCGTGCCATCGGGCTGCCGGTGCAGCGGCTGGAGCAGCTGCTGCTGGTGCTGATCGGGCTGGTGGTGGTGCTGGTCATCGGGCTGGTGGGCACCACCCTCAGCGTCAGCCTGCTGATTACCGGCGCGGCGGCGGCGCGGCTGTATGCCCGCAGCCTGAGGCAGATGATGCTGTTCGCGGCACTGTTCGGCGTGCTGGGCGGCGCGGTAGGGCTTTACCTCAGCTATTACCTGGGCACGGCGGCCGGGGCCACGGTGGTGCTGGTCAACACGGTGATGTTCGTGCTGCTGCTGGCCTGTAGCCGGGAGCTGGGGCAGACCCGGCGCGGCTAG
- a CDS encoding metal-dependent hydrolase, protein MSTSTQAALQLRFLGHSAFLLQTAQHRVLIDPFLEGPTCPVTLEEALEWPLDAVLISHAHGDHWGNALDFGRKGVPIIAAFEIGEYAQAHGAAAIPAGIGGTVRGEWGSVTLTPAFHSSSFPDGTYGGMPCGLVVEMGGMTVYHAGDTCAFSDMALIGERGLDAALLPVGGYFTMGPAEAARCLEWLNPRVAVPMHHGTFPPLTGDPQEFARLGRAKGVDVQVLAPGAVLDLAR, encoded by the coding sequence ATGTCCACATCTACACAGGCGGCTCTCCAGCTCCGTTTCCTCGGCCACAGCGCTTTTTTGCTGCAGACCGCGCAGCACCGGGTGCTGATCGACCCCTTTCTGGAAGGGCCGACCTGCCCTGTCACGCTGGAGGAGGCGCTGGAATGGCCGCTGGACGCCGTGCTGATCAGCCACGCGCACGGCGACCACTGGGGGAACGCGCTGGACTTCGGGCGCAAAGGTGTGCCCATCATCGCCGCCTTCGAGATTGGCGAGTACGCTCAAGCCCATGGTGCGGCGGCCATTCCGGCTGGCATCGGTGGCACGGTGCGCGGCGAATGGGGCAGTGTGACGCTGACCCCGGCCTTTCATTCCAGCTCGTTTCCTGACGGCACCTACGGCGGGATGCCCTGTGGCCTCGTCGTGGAGATGGGTGGCATGACCGTCTACCACGCAGGCGACACCTGCGCGTTTTCGGACATGGCCCTGATTGGCGAGCGCGGCCTGGACGCCGCACTGCTGCCGGTGGGCGGGTACTTCACGATGGGCCCCGCCGAGGCGGCCCGCTGCCTTGAGTGGCTGAACCCCCGGGTGGCCGTGCCGATGCATCACGGCACCTTTCCGCCGCTGACCGGTGACCCACAGGAATTTGCCCGCCTGGGCCGTGCAAAAGGCGTGGACGTGCAGGTGCTGGCCCCCGGCGCGGTGCTGGACCTTGCCCGCTGA